In the Telopea speciosissima isolate NSW1024214 ecotype Mountain lineage chromosome 6, Tspe_v1, whole genome shotgun sequence genome, TCCACATATCATCACCGTTGCAGTAGGGGAGGTATTtcattcttctattttctttcttatagtTTCCCTCATGCTTGAGGTGTATAATGAAATAATTAACAACTAGCTTTCCTCAAGGAGGGGAAGCTTGGCATAGTTATTTAGAAGACCTTGGGTCCTCTCCATAAGTGATAGTTAGTCCATAATGTTCTGATACGTCAAACTTATAAGACTGACCTACATAATGTGTTAGAGAGCAGAAGGATAAAGAATATGCGTTATGCTTTGCTTGACTTGGTTCTGGTGTGTTCTTTCATTTTCCCACAAATTTGTTGTGTTATAATGTTTTTATGAAGATTGGATTCATTTTACCTTTCCCAACTCCTATGGTCACTGCAATAATTTATCAGAATTGTTTATGTTGAACGCCTTCAATAATCTTATGATGAATAAATGTGCCATCTTATGCAGGACATTGCTACAAAAATAATGTCATTTTCACAACAAGGGCCGAGGGCCGTGTGCATCCTTTCAGCCAATGGTGCTGTATCTACAGTGACACTCCGTCAGCCTGCAACTTCTGGAGGGACTGTCACATATGAGGTTCAAGCAGTTTTCCTTTTCATGAGAATACTATGTGATGTTGATGCTTCACTTATTTTTGATTTGGTGGGTCTTGGGAACTTTTCATGGTTGGTTGGGCAAATATTGGTCTGCAGCCTCCTATTGACTTCATAGATGCAGAAAACAGTAGATCGAAAACACAATAAGTGTGTCTATGAGTCGCACCATATTTACCAAACTCGGACCATAGTTCGAAATCTCAGTTGAAACCACCGAGATTTAGCAAAATAATTGGGTTCAATAAAGATCAAAATGAAACTGGGTTCAACTCAATTGGAATGTGTGCCGAAGTTATGGTTTTGATTTGCTTTCAGTACAAACATGCATATAAAAGCACTGTTTCAATCAAAATGGGTAAAATTTTTTGTGAGTTTTGAGTGAATTCTCCTATTGGAggtgggaaaataaaaaaaaccctagagtTGGCATCTTTGGCCAAACCACCTACATTTTTTATGGAACAAAGTTTTGGGTACTACTATAGTCTACCATGCATCTACAACGACAATATGCCGCATTTAAGCAAGATTTGTAAGATTCAAACTTAAAGGTATAATCCTTTTCCCCAAGGGTTTTGAGCCTTCCCAAAACTCTGTTGTATTGACATAGAGTTGGTGGAACATTTATGTAGGGGGTGTTTTAACCTTGCTTGTGTACTTGTACTTGACTACTTATAACACTTTGACATTGTGTAatatttaatgtttttttttttttcatttatttcattCCTATGAcatattttagttattttcttcattcctaaATTATGCATCTGCAGTGACGATTTGCCATATTTGTGCAAGTTTTGTATAAAATTCAAgggaaaagaactctgtccgggagtgtggcctacgccagcactctcatgagtctctctctcctccccatatgaaaagacagctctgctcccttgttttaaggaggagagggagagacatgggagtgctggcgtagaccactCTCCGgacagaaaattgcttcccaAAATTCAAACTTAAAAGTATAACCATTTCCCCCCCCCAAAGGTTTTGAGCCTTCCCAGAACTCTATGTGGTACTGACATAGAGTTGGAGGAACGGTTACCTAGGGGGTGTTTTAACCTTGCTTGTGTTCTTATACTTGACTACTTGTAACTGTACACCTGTAACACTTTTACATTGTGTAATATTAAtgttttttcttcattcctatGGCATATTGTAGTTATTTTCATTGAATTTTATGTGTCTtaatactaaattatgtgtagaataggctatGTTGGTGAAAGTATacaaccaaggttctaaaactcggtctcgaccaggtcgagtttttcgagatctcggtgagacagtgtatttttttttttttatgtttcggaaTTATGTTTTGGTGGGCATATGGCCATAGTTGTCTCCAAAACTTTAAGGTatgcttgttttaggcttataaacatatttaaaggttcaaattgaaaagaaaaaaaaccactcaatttggtgttttggatttgcacccttggttagcagtaaaggccgaacccttaatgtaatattgcctattctatacgttgtttgaatgatatgagacatcattggcaagtaaaacaagtaaattatgaacataatattgaataattatttaagaaatagttaaagacttaaagtttctactacaaaccacaggatacaatgaagtgttcacaatgcatattacatagacacccaacctaagtacaatgaataatacataagtcatagacaccttactaccctagtcttcTACGTCTTAACTCCCAAGttccaacaatacaatactatgactctatgagtattgaggaggtcgagattctcgaaatattcgagatttcacCGAGATTTCTCCaagattcttgaaatatttgaaatctCGGTCAAATTTTTcgagtttttacatttttttgtttcgtatAATAACTTGTCTCGAGAAGCTCGAGTTtctcgagttttccgagatctcgtTGAGATTTTGAGATATGTATACAACAAGATTTGGCTACTATCAACCTAGGGTATGAAACCAAATTTCCATTTTGGGTGTGTTCTTTACAATCTAAAGGTTCTCATATGTTTAGAATTTCTTAATTAGGGTCTCTCCATAGTTTCGAgccaaaatatggccatttgaccACCGAAAAAATCAGCTAAAACATGCAaactcaaagtctcaaaccttgACTAGGATTTGTTTTGCAGGTTTTGGGCATGGatttaggaattggtatcggattggtttacaaaaaatatttagggcacaatagtaaaaaaaaaaggtattgcAATCTTGGGGTAAAATTGTTCGATCCAGCCCGATACGGCCGATCTGTGTGGTATCAGAATTGGCAGAGACCGATATCGGAAATGACATTGTTAActaaatttttggttttgagcatTACATTGTTTGCTAAATATTTGGTGTTAGAAGGCCCACAAGATTTACTTGTGACTTCCGTACTTAAAATCTTCACTCACGGGAAAGATATTAGTATGTTTTGCAACAAAACCTTtcatataaattaaaaaaggaaaaaatctatCTAAACATAATTGTAGGATCATATAGGCAACCCAAGAGGAGGGTGGTGGTGGGTGAATTGGGTAATGCAGAATTGTAgcccaatttcaatttctttttacgCTATCTCAAAACTCCAATGATTAGTTAGTTAAACAAATACCAATTTTATAGTGGTTCTGCACGGCCTCAATACCGTCCTACATCCACTCTCCAAGCCCCCGGCTTGAAAATTCATTAACACAATCTCCTTATCAAGGTAAGATAAACACCTTCACACAATGATATCTCCGAGGTCAAACATACGATAGTTTTCCAGGATCTATCAACCTTTAACAATGATTACCCCGTGATCTATCCACATAAGGATCAGGGCCTCAATACCCTTCACCATTTAGTGACTATAAAAGTAATAAACAATGGCTCAAAGGCCAGAATACAAGTTACCTCTTATGTAGGCAGATCAGCAGGTTGAAGGTCATATAATCTGATCCCTTTGTTCTGATGCTCATGCTCATATGCTCGTATGAATCTCCAATTGAAGCTCAAAAGATCTTTATCTAGTTTTATTCCATTAGGGTTTCCCCACAATTTGTCCAAAATCTCAAATGTTCTCATATTTATAGAGAAAGTTCCAACTGTAAAAAAATTACCCGTTATGCCTTTCAACGGACTAATTTTTCAAATATTGGTTGATCGCTTGAACAAAGCCGGTTGGCCGCCATATCGACCGTCTGTACTAAGGTGTTCTCGGTAATCATCGGTCTCAATAACGGTTGACCGCTCATCCTAGCATCCGGTCGCCGCTCAATCGACCACAAGAACCAATTTTGGCCTTATATCATTTTTAGCTCAAATCACTTGGACATATCTTCTAGTTAAAGCTCATATCATGCCAAGTGAACAAAAATAAGGTCCAACAGAGGTCACCAGAGGGCTAAGTCAAGATTAATATGAATAgcacccattaggtccattttgACTTAGTCAGTCTACACTATGAACCACTTAACTTAGGTATCCAGTATAAGTCTTTTAGGgcgtgtttggttgaaggtgtcgGACGAGTCAGATTCTGATTTTGGATCTGCTTCATACgaatctggttcatgtggaCTCGTagttgagaaacaaaaaaaaaactgtttggttaccctgagtctgtcagttggaatCATCTTGAATCTATAtgtaaaactgtttggttaccttgagtTCTAGAAAATACAGATTTTAGCCTCTTGAGAAGGGAGAATGAGAAATGCGATGAACtctttccatagatgagaagctcaagaataagaaagaaaacaaaagaagtgaAGAAGCATACCAGAATGAATTCGGAGAAGAATTCGTCGCCGGTAAAAATGGACACAAACAAATATTCACAGTCGCTCCgctcttcttgtttttcaaaCCCAAATCTGTGATGTGTTTCCCCTAATTTCAAGCATCTACTCTGTACATGAGATACTAGGGTTTCAatcaaatagaaagagagagagatagatagatagatagatagcactctctctctctctctcaagtggAGATGAGTGGAGGTTGAAGGAGACCtaccaaaaaaattttcttcGAAGTTTGTCTTCCTCGCTCAATTGCGAACTCGGGTTTTCGAATTTTTTCGGTCTCAATAGATCCACCTTTAAATACCAAGGTGGTTTTAAGTGGATTCGTTGGTGAATTCACCCCTTGGGCTAAATTCTAGTGGATTCTCAATATAGCTTTAAATGTGGACTCGCGTGGATCTGCGGATTCGAACACAGAACCGTGTTCCAAGAAaccaaacaggaaaaaaaaaaaagaatccagATTTGACGGGATCTGACTCGTCcgacaccttcaaccaaacatATGCTTAGGTGATTAGCTGAGCCTAAGCACATGGGATCATCTAAATAAATACTAGATGAAATCCAAAACTTAGGAATTCATTCAAGGCAAACAAAATAAATCTTCCAATCTTGGCTCGAGTTGCTTGAATCCTCGTGGATGActagacttgatcttcaagtttGTGGTTCACCATTCCATGACAAAGTCTCTTGAGCAGCTTGCTATCTCCCAGTTTTTGCTTGGGCTTAAGGACACACTTCACAATGTTTGGAACCTGTATACTCATTAAAGCACTTGGAAGagcaaaataattttttttcacaCACAAGTAGAACATAATCACCAAAACATAAAAGCCATTAAATAGATTGTACTCGTGGCATCCTTTGCCTCAACAATAAGGTGTTTCCTACGCCTCGTCACACAAgtgttttttattatattttttctcttataaaaataataataaatatcaaATTGAGGAGGCGTAGTAAACGCCATAGGTTCAGAGAACCTACGCCCATCAAGAAAATACATTtcctggctatgatgtatgctagcagttacatttttttttatgcccAGTTGATATATGGGCACAATCTTGCTGCAGCAATGGCAACAAGGAAAATGGTAAATGTGTGTGCACTTCCCCACATGCATGTCTCAGCCTGTGCGTTGTGTGCATGTGGCTGATGATGTATATGGATTACTTCATAATATTTGATTGAAATTacaaaatcacaaaataaaTCTGATCTGAAGCTGGAAAGAGTGTGCATATTGAATTGTTGGTATAATGCTGGGGGAGAGTTTCATACTTGCAATTCATGTATCTTGAATGcgcatggggggggggggggctcagATGTCGTTGCAGATGCTACTCTGGCTTTggttatttttttcccttttctttggaATGGTTGCAGTAGTACTTGCATAGGGTATTTTTCCCTCAATATAAGCAAAAGGGAGGCTTTTATCCTACGCTGCCTTAATTTGACTAGTAGCAGAACCTTCAACATCTCTCTATCTTCTTGTATTCTTCCCCATGTGTAcataaattttaattaatgaTGGCGCAGTGAAAAGATGGATAACTATTGACGACTGTGATTCCATTCTTAGGCTTTCTCATCCATGTCAATCAAATTATACCTCCTAATTACTTCAAAGAAAATTAACCCTGTAATATATTGGCTTTTTCATCATATTTATCATTAAGAATGCCCACTAAATTATTGATGCGAAGATTCTATGATATAAATAGCTTTTAACTTTTGCAATGAATAGTGATGATTATTGACCAATGAAACTTCTTCCCTTTAGCAATGTTGCTGTTGTTCCAATGCCTGTTTTTATTTAGAGTAAAATAGGTTAGAAAATCGAAGAAAAATAGAATATTTCTTTAGAATTGAGAGAGTTTAGAGTAAAAATAGAATAGAATattcatttcttatttatattaattaaattaatataaaataaatagaaataagaaataaaatagacaATTTTAGTAGTTCTATGCCTAAATTTAGGACAGAACTAAATAGTTCCTACCCTTCCATTTCGGGGTAACTTAAACTGcgaagaagaattttttttaataaactattcttttttctttccctctttgttgattttgttaaaattttctTACTCTCTGTAGCAGAAATCCTAAAATTGTGacggtttttttattattcttcaatatatataaaaaattcataatttTTAAATACTTGTTGGTGCAGCTTCCTTTTGTTATGTCCTGCTATTTTTGTTACCGAGGCAAAcctgatttatttgttttaatctCTGCAGGGTCGTTTTGAGATATTATGTTTATCGGGATCTTATATGCTCACTGACAATGGTGGCTCCCGCAGCCGAACTGGTGGTCTTAGCATCTCCCTTTCTAGTCCTGATGGTCGTGTCATTGGAGGTGGAGTTGGAGGAATGCTGGTTGCAGCAAGCCCAGTTCAGGTAAAGACCTTTATTTATTGTGTAACCCAGCTATAATTATCCAGGTCTACTTTTGGGTAAATATTTTGTAAGGTTTGGTTTTAAATTAActgaaattttgaaactttggatAATAACTAATAAGGGGATGGGGCCTCCCACACTGTTATAAAAATTTACTCCCAACATTTAGCAaaaatttgaagattttttgTCCAATTTTGTGTGCTTTCATGGATTATCCATGTACTTTATAACTTAAATGCTTAAACttatgaaatatatttttttggaaatgtGAACCATACAGATAAGGATACGATATTGTTGATAGAGGACCAGGGCATTTTGTCTCTGGCTGATAAGCATGGACTAATTCTGTAAAACAACCAGGCATtttaaaaagtaataaaataagaaaatgtccaaaaaggggaaattatAACATAATAAAGTTTTTTAACGTGGTAATATTCACAAGTTGCCATGTGGCAGCAATGGTAGATAAGGAAAGGTCCTTGGTGTAGAAGATGCGCCATCCACCTCTAATATGTAAGAATAAAGTTCAGAGgcatctttgtaatttttcacATCTTTCAGTACACTTATAACGTATAACATGCCAATTTTGAGTTGAAGCTTGACCAATGAGATGGGCAGAAAGGTCCTTTATAATATGGACCTTTTAAGTCTCAAATGTGTTATTTTGTGAACTTTGTGTCTTGTGAATTTTATGATCCTTCTAGAAAAATCTTGAATGTTTCTTTAATGATGTAAAAAAGGGTGTTCCCAGTGCATGATGCTTGCCACTGtggagtctggggagggtcataatgtacgcagccttacccccactctgCGGataggctgtttcctgactcaaacccatgaccactaggtcgcaattgagcaaccttactgttgtgcCAAGGTCCGATCTTGTTTCTTTCATGATGTGAATAGGGAATTTGTTCCAGAAAGgcttaaatttatttttccttataTTATATGAAAATACTTTATACAAAATTTATGAAAAGTTTAatgcccctcccccccccccccccccccaaaaaaaaaaaaataaaaaaattacagattACATATTTTCagtgttttggtcatttataTACTTAAGCAGCTTGATTGTCAGGCTTAACTGATTGGACAGCTCTCTTTGGTAGTGGGAGCTTATTTGGCTCCAAAATTGGGGTTCAGGTTCGCTCTATCCTCCAATAATCATGTTTTATAGTATCTGCCTGAATAAACTCTCAAACATGGCAAAATAAAGTAGTAAGAAATATTTTGAAAGTAAAAAATCCAAGTAGTGGGATACTTAAAAGTATAATCTCAATGCATGGTTGACATACAATTGAGGTGGTCCTCAAAGATAACATGTTAAGTAAGGGCACTCTGTCTAATCCAACAGTTCGGATTGGCCATATTATTCCTCTGCATGGCTCAAATTAGTCTCTGCTGTTACAGTTCGCTTTATCAACTGTGTTGGTAACCTATGCCTGTGAATAATGTGAAATATCAATTCTTTTTGACAAGGCAATGTGAAATTATTATTAAGAATATGATTTCaccaagaagaaaataagtggtTCCAATGTACATCTTTATTAGAAAAAATTAGGGTTCAATTGGCAGGAATTAAATTGTGGGTTCTTGAAAATATCACAGATCAAAGTTGCAGTAATAATAAAGAGAAACACAATTTAGTTTGAAATGAGGCTGAAATTCCAAATTTGCTTCTGAAGAATTACTTACTTCTTGGCCTTGTGATCCTGAAATTGTATGGAAGTAAGGGCCATGGCTGGTTGTAGTCTGGTCTGGGGATCGAATCGGAATTTCTTCGATATAGTACTCTGTTGTTTACGTGTATAGTTTCATTTTGTGTAATGTATGAATCAGTTATATAATGTGATTATCTTTGTAGGTGATAGTGGGTAGTTTTGTGTATGGTGGTTCAAAGTCGAAGAACAAGACCAAAGCTGGTCCAGAAACGGGTGCAGATTCTGATAAGCCAACAGGTGATAAATCGACCACGCCAACAAATGCCTCTCCCATTCAAACTCTGACCCCTACTCCTTCAATGACTGGGTGGCCTGTTTTGGGGTCTCGCCCGATGGATATGAGGAATTCCCACATTGATATTGACTTGACACGTGGATGACAGTTTTAGCCATGCACGTGGCGAATGTGTATATGTAAAGGTGGAAATGTAAGCTTAGGTGGCTATCTTGTTTCAGACTCTTCTCATTGACTAACAAAGTGTTTCTGTCCATGTGATTTGGTTCTGGCTCGCATGTATCTGTGGGCCTATATGAGAACCATACATGGACAACAAGTCCTAATCAAATGAGTTTTACAAATCTTAGTTGTGGTTCTCTCTATTTTTGTACTCTCAagttttttgtgtgtgtgtgtgtgtgtgaaaatgaaaatgaaaatgaaaatggaaatgaAGTGTTCTACCTAGAGGGTGACAGCCTCTAGAAGGCTCTTTGGTTTCTCAACCACTTAACTTTTTCCCATCCCTTTTGGTTTAGGTAACTACGGTAGTAATGTGGTTGCTGGTCTGGTTTGGTTGTCTTTATGTTCAagtttatttttcattaataaGGGTAAATGtatatgatatttttattaGTCTTCAAAAAGTGAAACAATTTGTTGAAAGATTACTTTGGACCACACActattttggattttccttttttgtagGTAGTAGTATTCTTGGTTACCTACTAAAGGTGAATTTGTTAAaagattttttgtttgaagtAGCAACTTGTACTTTTTTACGGTTTTAAGATTTTACTTTGGATTTTTGCCCTTCTCTTCTGTCTGGTAGTCTAGATATTTCACTTAGATTTAATCATCATTGGTTATGAAtgtgtaaaaaagaaaacaataattaTGTGGCTCACGAGGGCTTTTGTTTTTGTAGCCGAAGTGGACGGTTACTACCCTCAAATTGGCAAGTTCATATGAGCCATCTGTCCGGCATATGATCCCATCTTCCATTGTTTGGCCTTCTATATGAGGATTTGATGGAAATGAATTGAAAATATAGAACTTATCTTAACCATTTTAACCTTGATGACGCAACTGTGTATAGTAAGAGGGCTTGAAACACTAAGATTGTAATCACCTCCTATGTTGCAATACGGGGTCTAGGGAATTAACCTCCAAGAAGAAACTGCATCTTAGTCGTACTCAATCAACCAAAACAATGGAATAGTAATAGAGAACTCTCAAAACAGTAAGCAATAGACCAAAACTGGAgagtgaaagagagaaaagagaaggaaagaggtCACAGAACACTTAGTATGAATGTGTAGGGTATTCAGGGCATTCTCTACTTATATAGGAGAGATGTCCCTTGGAAACACCTGGCtttaagagaaaatgacacaaAAAACCTAGTAGTTTCCATTATCTAAAATCTTCTAGGCGGTACACAATGAAGGATCGTTGATGCCGATCCAGCACCGGGAAATACTTCCAGGCATGTGTGGAAAATGAACCCTGaatcttttggagacaaaaaaCGTATCAGTTGTAGTTCCCATGATACCATATGTACTATACCTTCCATatgcgatgtgggactaaagatttttcattctttttaatGGTTTAAACCTTTGTGGGAAATAAAGATacacaaaagaaatattttttaaacttatttttcttttgaaaattcATTTAATACAATAGGAGTAGTATTATTGAGTTTTCCACCGATTTTCTTTAAGGTGACGAGAAGCAAAATGGtttctatcaaaagaaaaaataaataaaaaaggttaaaaaaaatatataaaaataagaactctGTCTGGGAGTCAGACCTACAaaacactcccatgaatctcacCTCTCCATTTGAAAAAACACCTCAGCCCCTTGTTCTAAGGAGGATAGAGATGGACTCATTatgccacactcctggacagaaaactggTGAAGCATAACGATGTCTGACCCAAATATTCATACTAGGTCAAAGATGCCTCCATCTAAATCTGAGTATCAGTTACCATTCAATCACACAATACCAGTAAGGAATTATTTTTCCCAAAATGTGATCCTAAGCACAGGAGATATCAACCATAGTCATTCATCTTTGGATCCAGCTATTATGAAGTACGTTTATTGAAATAAagcatagtttttttttttgcaattttataAATAACTGCAGTCTCAGAAGCATAATTCATTACAATTAATCGCAGTTATTCCCAGTTCTTTATTTACTCAAAACGAAAATGGAATAAGATCCTTTAGTATCTCAGCTCCTAGGAGACACCCAATAACTTCTTTACATCCTTCTGCAGAACAAATcacaagaatgaaaaattaataCAACATTTGTTAAATGATGTCCTAGACAGTAACTATACAATAAAACAGCAGCAGAACAGGTTGTTTACACCATTGAATCAAAATCCAAGGAAACAAGTGGTTAGTAATTTACCTCAA is a window encoding:
- the LOC122664819 gene encoding AT-hook motif nuclear-localized protein 9-like — encoded protein: MDGREAMALPGSASYYIQQQQQQQRGVAGSGHGTQTGLHGSLGIRPLSNPTMPMQSHIGGSSAGSALQVEPSSAISPHSSNVSVPGTTGAPQGEPVRRKRGRPRKYGPDGTVSLALSPVSTSAPPSSSISPTQKRGRGRPPGTGRKQQLASLGEWLSGSAGMGFTPHIITVAVGEDIATKIMSFSQQGPRAVCILSANGAVSTVTLRQPATSGGTVTYEGRFEILCLSGSYMLTDNGGSRSRTGGLSISLSSPDGRVIGGGVGGMLVAASPVQVIVGSFVYGGSKSKNKTKAGPETGADSDKPTGDKSTTPTNASPIQTLTPTPSMTGWPVLGSRPMDMRNSHIDIDLTRG